From Cucumis melo cultivar AY chromosome 3, USDA_Cmelo_AY_1.0, whole genome shotgun sequence:
GGGGGATGATGAGCTTTCGCGCATGACTGGAAAAATGGGTTGTAAAATggaaaattttccatttttgtacCTAGGTCTTTCATTGGAAGAATATCCTAAGCAAAAACTATTTTGGCAACCAGTTGTAAATAGAGTTTACAAAAAAATTGGATAGATGGAAAATGTTCAATATTTCAAGAGGTGGAAGACAAATACTTTGCAACTCACTTTTGGCCAGCCTCCCTATTTACTACCTATCCATTTTTGTCATTCCAGAAAAGGTAATCTTTGATTTTGAGaagttaatttgaattttattttaaggGAATTCAGGCAGCAAGATTAATCATCTGGCTTCCTGGAAAAAGGTCAAGTTTTCTCAATCAGAAGGGGGGCTAGGTTTGGGcagtttaaaaaataaaaacaaggcCCTCTTTACTAAATGGTGTTGGAGGTTTTTGAAAGAAGACTCCACATTGTGGGGTAAGTAATCAAAAGTATCCATGGcttcaaaaaaatttaattggCAGACTCTAAACAAACTAGAAAACAGCCTTAGAAGTTCGTGGATCATGGGAAAGTTGAGTTGGCAACTTTCAAAACAGAGAACGAAAGGAGAGTAACTTTCTGGACAGATTCGTGGATTAGTGATCTCCCTCTTAAATATCCATTTCCAAATATATTCAGATTAGCTCAACAACCCAATGATTCAATTACTGCGCACTGGGATTATGTCACTAATTCTTGGTCATTAGTATTTTGAAGATTGCTAAAAGATGAAGAAATTCAAGATTTCCAAAGGCTTTTAACACTCAAATCCTAGAAAGTAATAGACTTGGATGATAGAAGAGTTTGGTCATTAAAAACCTCAGGCCATTTTTCAGTTAAGTCCCTTTCGAAGCACCTCTCTCCTTCTTCACCTTTGGAAAAAGATTACTTTAAAGCACCTTGGAAAACCAGGAGTCCAAGAAGAATAAATGTTCTGGTTTGGATTATAGCAGTGGGTTCTCTAAACTGTTATGAGACTATATAAAGGAAGCTTCCTAATATGTGTTTACTACCTTTAGTGTGCTCCATTTGCTTGAAAAACAGTGAGCTCCTAATACACTTATTCATTTTTTGTCCCTTCTCATCTACTTGTTGGTTTAGCATATTTTCTATGCTCAAAACAACTTGGGTCTTTGATGGTTCATTAAACACCAACGTGTTCCAATTTTTTAGGGGGccttatttatatatatataaaaaaactttTCTAATTTGGGTTAATTTGATAAAAGCACTCCTAGCTGAGATTTGGTTTGAATGTAACCAATGCATCTTCCAtgataaaagagagagagagagattgggTTGACATTGTAGACAATTCTAAAAGAAACGTGGTAGCTTGGTGTTCTTCAAATGCAGAATTCAAATGCAGGATATCTACTTATTGGACTACCTTCATATGAAGAGATTCAATGCAGTTTCCCCCTATTGCTAGTTTAGAATTTGTGCTTTTGTAGTTTTAATGGGCTGTAATATGTATTTCTACCTTTAAGTTTTTACTTTTCAGTCTTGCTTCTGTCTACCATAGGTAGCTTATATTGTTATTTTGGGTATTTACTTTTGTCTTTTCATGACCTTAGTATTGTTCTTGTATTTTGGATATAATGAGGGTGCTATCGGGGtatcaacctagttgagatgttcgAGTGCACCTACTGATCCCCTTATTTGTAGGCTTCTCTATTATTCTCAATGTATaactctcttgtactttgagtttatcaataataaagaagcttgtctcattctaaaaaaaaataaaaggaaaaggaagatAATTGCTCCTAATCGTTGAAATTACTACTAATTACTCTTAATTACTCCAAATGATCGTATAACAtacatttataatttttaactttcttttcctttttaattaccaacattaaattttaaatacatccattaatttgaaattatttttcaaattccCAAATCGAAAGATTTAAAGTCCTTTGAATCCAAAGGGAGAATGAGCCCATCCAAGCAAGTTTTTGTGTCGTAGTTGCATATTTTATAGTCGTTTCATATTAGCCTCGAGTTTGGCTTAGTGACTTGGTGGTTTCTGGTGCAGGCTTGTGGCGACTGGCGAGCGTGGTTCTAAAGATAAGGTTTGCATTCGCTCCTTCTCCCTCCCTTTCACTACTTCATATCCATTTCCTTTCTCAATTTCTCGTCTTCCCTTCTGAATTCCCCATTCCAGCCATGACTTTAAACCTAGTTGCTTCATTCAGAGGTCTCTCTCTCgcctcttcttcctctttcttcaaAGGCGATTTCGGCTCTATTCATACCCCTCCTAACCTCTCCCTCTCCTTCCCAAACACATTTCCTTTAACCATTGAAAACGCCCACAAGAAAGGAGCTGGTAGCACCAAGAACGGTCGTGATTCCAAGGGCCAGAGGCTCGGCGTTAAAATCTTCGGGGATCAAGTTGCTAAACCTGGTTCCATTATTGTTCGTCAGCGTGGAACTAAGGTAATTTCTCACTTCAATTTCTACCCCTTCCCCCCATTCTTTAGGGCATTCTTCAGCAGACAtccaacttcttttttttttttttttttttttcctttttctttgtcTTTGTCTTTTGTAATTAACCCTCTCACGCCTCCATTATGAATCATTCCCATTAATAAAACTATTCTCTCTTGCCCTTGACGTAGTTAGCACATTTTTGTTGaactacataaatatgtgtTGTTTCAGTATTGTTTTGTATATTGTTACTGAATCACCTAGATCATATAGAGTCAAATTCCTTTCCGGTTCCCCCATTGTTTAGGGCACTCTTGAGCATATATCTTGCTCTGAATCATTCTCCTTCTCTCTGCCGGTGACTTAGCTAACACATAGTTGGTGAATTACTTAAATCTAGGTTGATTCTGTATTAATACACTGTTATAAATCTGTGTATTTTGTattgttttactttttttttttttttttaatttctcgATTCTATAACAGTTTCTGTTTCTGTTCCAATCATTACAGTTCCATGCCGGAAACAATGTAGGGCTTGGCAAGGACCATACAATTTTCTCATTGATTGATGGACTTGTAAAGTTCGAGAAGTATGGACCTGACAAGAAGAAGGTTTTCACTTAGAATCTGAATCTCAATATGAACCATTCTTACAAAACGGAGATATTTATTTACTTCATTACATTGTAGGTGAGTGTTTACCCAAGAGAAGTGCAGCCTGAGAATCCAAACAGCTATAGAGCAAGGAAGAGGGAGTATTTCAGGTTGCAAAGAGAGCGCAAGAAAGCAAGAAAGGAAGGCATTATTGCTCAACCCCAATTAATATTAGCTTCCACTGATGATGTTGAAACCAATCCAGTTTGCTGATTTCACTTCAATCTCTGCTTGTTTTAAAGCCCTGATGATCTTGAAGATTGAAGGTCTGCTTCTATagcttctcctttctttttcttttttttttctttcctttttttttttttttttttttagtttatgcACATATAATTTGTCAGATTCTTCACAGGAGTGTGTTTCATTATCATTCTCAATTAGCAATGTTCTACTTTTTGCCCCTACGTTTTCTCTATTGTTCATTTCACTGCTGATTACTTTTTGTTGATTTTGATGTCAAAATTCCATTCATCAGACCAAATAATATGGGGGtgagttttaatttattttgtggTAAATGACTAGCCAAGAAATTAAATGAGATATGGTTGCTCTGTCCTGAAATTTGATATGAATCATGTAGCATTGCCACGAGTTTTATTGTTGAAATGACACTAAAATTTGATATGAATCATGTAGCTTTGCCATGAGTTTATTGTTGAAATGACACCAAGTTTTGGGATTGTGATGTCCTAGTTGCCGGATAGGATGGCATATAACATAAGAAAGTTTAAGTtcaaatttaattcaacttttctttttttttattacatatgatttttaattttgaagagGTAGGTGGcattagaagaaaaagaactacTTTTTTTTCAATACTTATGAATGcgttttatgaaattttatgaACACCTTTTCTTGCTAGAATGACATAACAAGTTATATGAAATTGTGCGATATGGTAGCggattatataaaatatatgtatgTACCATATGCATATGGATGTGTGCTGCATGACAATCTCATACAAAATCTTCATCCATAACTCATGAATCCTTCCAAGGTCATGGTTACCTATGTTTGACGTAATCCATCCATGGAAATGTTAAAAAATGAGCCCCAGTTGATTAAGTTTGTTGTTTACATGCTTTTCGTAACTGTCATGTGCTAATAAAACACACCTTCTATTCTGTAATTAAATCGCTCAATTTAGTTGAAGAACAATTGGTGTTTATTCTAATTATGCTTGAAAATTACAGGGGCTTACTAGATTTATCGTTACTGTTTTAGATATTGTTAGTATAATCGCATGAAAGTTATGAAACTGTCACATTTATTATTTACCTTTACCTTTATTGCTATTACTATTCTCTGACCATAAATCATGTTATCGTTATCGCTTAGAATCAAAGTAGCAGTAATGACAAATGAGTTAGATTCACAACTTTAAGTAAAAGCGAATGAAATCAATCCAATTACATTTGCAATTTAAGTTCACTACGATTGATTCGTCCATGGGTTTTCGTCATAATTACATCAATATCCATTATGGTTTGGTAAACATGGCATAAGTTTGATATCGCTAATGCCTCCCGGTACTTTTTCCACCTACGACTAATTTCGAGTTTCATCAACTCAAGATTGTAATTAGGGAGAACTACCCAAATCAAATATATGATGGTTGGGTTGGGATAACTATAATCAGGGAAAACTACCTAACCCAAATACATGCTTGAGCATGGTAATTAGGTATAtatcaacatttttaaaaaattgcaaatatagtcTATAGACTTTAAcctatttttctatatttgtaatttatttaaaatatcgTTATATATGTTAcgattttgaatctaattgctaTATTATCTATTATCCTCTCAAATTTTAAGTTGAGTTAAGTTAAATTTTTTGTACTATTTTTTTGGTTGGGTTCGGTCTCAGGTTACACTCTAAAAATTGTTGGTTGACTCAACCTAACCCAATGAGAAGTTTTAATATTATATAGGggaattataataggtagcaatttttagaataattattaagtatgtagcaatattttaaaaaaattgcaaatatagcaaaatctatcagtgatacacttctatcgttgatagactcttatggtttatcattgatagaccaacatttgctacatagtctatcggtgatagactcctatcatcgatagattttgacagattttgctatatttgcaatttttttaaaatgttgctatatacttaatttttaaaatgttcatttaaaatattgattttttaatttaatcattttttttaaaaaaaaaaaagattgtacGATGACTATTTTCAGAATAAACTAAAATACTTACAAAATATAGTTAGATAATTTATTGTCCATAAGGGAGATATTTTgctataaatatttaaatatgttttgTTATTTAGAAATAATTTTCCTAATATAAATAGGATATCCCAATAaggtaaaataagaaatttataAAGCAAAGGAGTTTTAGATAGATATTATAgataaaatataaaacataGAGAAACCCCATCGTTTTTATTTACTCTTCATATGTTGCGATTAGCGAGTCTCTAGAGGGTAACCCCCTCCTCCAAACCCCTTCCAGTTCCCACCTTTCTACGAGCCTCACCCAACCCACCCTAAACGCATACGAACAAACAACACCTCCTCGCCTTTCCTCCTCCCACCGCCGCCCGCTTCTGCTCACCCCTGCATCTGACGTTTGCCACCCCTTGCCGGTAAGGCTCTCCATTCctaattctctctctctctctctctctctctctctctcattctGTTCGCAGCACCTTTTAGCAGCTCAGCCACTACCAATATTCTCCGCCTCCGtatgatttcaaatttttatttgatattgCTTAGGTATAAAAACAAACCACAATTTATTTTTAGGTAATTTTTTCTCCATTGCATTCAAACACATTGATGGTTTGGAATCCTAAAGAAATCAGGGGTTACCTAAAAGCTTTATTTGGTATTGCTGAGCCGCTTACaaattctatttatttttcagAGGCATCTCTAAGGAACATGGAAAAAGCTACAATTGACTCCGCCTCTAATGCCGAGGAAGAATATGTATTGCTTGACCTTGGTGATGTATCGCTGCTTGACATTCCACCCAATGCTCCATACGTTCTATCTGTATGTTTCTGACCTACTCTAATTATCAAGTAATGAAATTTTTTCTACGAGCTAATTCTTGATCTTTAATTACTTGCTTTCGAGTTACCGTTGTTAAATTAAAATGAGTTGTTTATTAATTTCCCCTATAAGTAGTTAAGAATAacatatttgaatatttaagAATTAGACTTTAACAAGCATCAGGggttattaaatttttatttatgaaagtGACGAATGCATCTACTGTAAGTTTGAAAATAAACTTTGCACTGTTATATGCTTATATGTAATCTTTGGATTAACGTTGTGTAAATTTTGACACGAGACTTAGTAGAAACTAATGTAATCTTAGGATTGTAGACCATTGTGTACTCCTTGTGAACCTAGTGTAAAGTAGTTCAACACTAGTGATAGTGTTAACCAATCTCTGTATGCAAGCATTATTGCAGACATGCTGCTGACTGCAGTAGGCCATATATAGTGTAGGATTACTGTGTAGGTTTACAAGCAAACCTAGGGTAGAGCATTGGGTTGTCATAGAAAGTATTATGACATACTTGAAGAAAACCTAGAACCTAGGATTGTATTAGCATGATATTCTGAACTGTATGAAAAAGGTTGAACTTAGTTCTTAATGAGGTGTTTAACTTTATTTTGATGCCCAAACGTTCACACCCAAACCTTATGCATAAATTCATGAATTCTATGGTGCTTAACTTGTTGTTTTGATGTTTTTAAACGGAATATTTCACAATATGTTCATGTACACGaaaaagatttaattttataataaaaaaataatgtctCCTCAATGTGTCGTACCCTACTTTTTCGAAAATTGGCATGTTGTGTCGGTGTCCATGTTTCCTAGCATATAGACGTTCGTAACTTGGTTTGATTTGAGAGAAGAGAAAATTACATTACTTGTGATGACATCTATTCAAAATAAGGTTATACTTTAACCCTGTATGCCTATATAAAAGAGAAGTAGTTAACTAGTAAATAACCTTATTACAAATTTTTTCCAACCAGGAGTAACCCCCTCCACTAGGTTTTCATGGTAGACCGATACACAAGTTGTGTATTCCTAGAGTATCGTGTGAGGGTTTGGTTCGTTTATGATTACTACGTGCAACAAGCTTtaatgaaaaagaatatattgtgTAATTGGGCAAGCCTTCTGTTAATTTGTATGCTTTATGTGAATGTTGATTCATTTCTTTTCCAGGGTTTGGACACCATGAATCCAGTGTTGACTATCTGCGACAAATTTAAGATGGTAAGTTGTTAATAAGATACAAGCTTTTACCTAGTGTACTTCAGCAGAACCATAATGTGTAGTCTCTTGGCATTATTGTGTTTACCATTGTTGTTAAGAGTACCTAAATTTTTACCATTTAAGGATAAGCTTCAAATGTATAGAAATTTATGTTAATACACAATGTAAATGATATTGATCTTACTCTCTTATCTTTTGGTTTGATTCAAGGCTGTTGTAGTCTATATTTTGTGATTAACAGGCATTTCTATCAAACTTCcatataaaaatatttgtttgaaatcTCTTTTGTAGATTGGAGAATATGAAGAAACCATAGGCACATGTCTTACCTTTGCGGAAGGTGAGCAAATTTAAAGAAAACGTAGCCGTTTGATTTTAAAGCAAGGTTTCAAATTGTTCTTTAAGACTTTGCATAGATATTGGAAAACCAATGTCTTACACTGAATTCATGTCGTCTAATGTAGAGGAAGTCCCTGTGGTTGAAGAAGAAGCTCAGCCATCTGAAACAAATGGTTGCTCGAGAGAAGCAGCTGAACCAAAACAAGCTACCAGAAAGGAGTTAAAGGCCACTGCCTGTGTACATAAGATCCTTAAATTTAAGTTACTTGATTCTGATGTTCCAAGCCCAATATCTTAGTGCACTAAAGAGAATAATGTTATTTCATATTTGTATATATTAAGGTGTAAGTTTTATGTATAGTTTAGATGCAATGGGACTGATAAGGTAAGAATTTAGATGAGTTGTGAGTACTCATCCAAGTAAAGAGCACAGTGAAAGAGCTATCCTCGTTGTTCAACTCATCAACCTCCAACCTCACTGTCTTCTATAGAATAAACCGGAGTGTTATCATGGAAGCTAAGAGTATTTTCTTaccaaatatttaaaatattctcCTTTTCCTCCTCAAGTTTTAAAATTATAGAGTATGTATAAAAGGGTTTTCAAAGATAGAAAATTACTTCAAACTATTTATAAGTTATAGAGTAaaaatttcttcatcttttgtAACTATTAATATTACAATTGATAACAATTTTAGGAATAAAATTTTGGAGAAAtgtaaaaaataacaaatttgataaaatatttataaaatatagtaaaattttagatttcatTAACGATGGATattgatatgtttctatcattTATTTTGATAGATAGTAATAGAAGTTTAAGTATTTATCTtcgatagaatctaaaattctGCTCtaagttataaatattttgatttattttattatatttaaaatatttataaaataacgtatacaataataattttaaaaattgtagaTATAGTAAAGTTTATCAATTTTATCGAacaaattttgtataatttgtaattttttaaaaatattgttatctaatattttgaatttaattacaaaatttGCAACTATtccttaatttttaaatatataaatgttTTTAGATTTAATAAATTTCAACTAATATCTTTACTATAGAATTTTATGCCCATCTTAACTTATCCAATATAAATTATTGTCGTTAATTTGaatggggtcttttcaaaaatgtaaaaagcggcaaaatatttatattgtataacGATCCATAAACGAAAAAACCTACAACCcacaataaaaaaatatcacGCCGTCAACAAAGCtattgtttatatttgactattgtttgttACGCGATCGTATAGATTTTGCGACATGGTcgcccaaatctaaacgattttttttttaaattttgaatctaaacgaattttttcaagattttttttgtacatgatcgtttaggttttgctaaacattttttttaatttcttttgttacacgattgtttatttttttacacaatcatttagattttgctactttaatctaaacgattttttccaaggttcattatatacattatacacgatcttttagatttggttatcataatctaaacgacataaaagaaaagaggagaaaaagaagaaataaaagaaatcgcagcgaaacaaaaaaaaaaaaaggaaaataagaaagaatcATATTTGGTTACCCAATCTAAACGACATTAAAAAATAgtagagaaaatgaagaaaaacgatggaaagaaatcatagcgaaaaaaaaaaaaacagtgaaaaggaaaagaaagacgGTGGCTAACTTTACGAGCTTTGTtatgggccgtaaatatttgAGTAGTTTGTTATATCTATAAAAAAGTTTCTTATCAatattctaattaatttaattatttttagcaataaattaattaatgttaAATTTAATTGACTCTCTTATATTTaagtaattatttaattttagtttatatacAAACTATTAAATTGAAGTAATTCATATTGTAATTACGTTGGATATCCAAATACAAACATTCAAATTTTTGATATTTCCACTAAACAATATATACAATCCAAGtgaagtgtttttttttttttttttttttttttttttttttttttttttttgctatttctaaaattagtttgatatttttgtaaaaaaaaatctcttttttCAAAAATCTGTTTAACTTCAACGTATCGATTAAAAAATAGTCTAATTTGATTATCTTAATAtggtttaaatattttattgataaaatattcTATGTAAATTACATCAAGGAACAAGGGGATAAATACAAGGGTCTGTATGAtaaataagaaaacaaataatatattctTAATTACAAAAGATTTTATTACATTAATACCCTCCCTCAAAACTTAAGGTGGTAGAGTATTTGTTAGCTTGAGTTTGGTAAGTAATTGATTGAAGCGGGTAGATGGTAAAGCTTTGGTGAAGATATCTGTTGGTTGCTCAATGGTGGAGATAGGTTGTAAGAGAATAGTATTGCTCAAGAGATGATGACGAATGAAGTGACAGTCATTTTCGATGTGCTTTATACGTTCATGAAAACATCATTGTGGGAAATTTGGATGGCACTACAATTATCACAATGGAGAAGAGTGGTCCTTGCTGGGGAACACCCATGTCAGCAAGAAGCCAGCGAAGCCATAGGAGTTCAGCAGTAGCATCAGCAAGGGCACGATATTTTGATTCAGTGTTGGAACGAGAGACAACACTTTGTTTCTTACTACACCAAGAAATGAGAGAATCGCCTAAGTAAAAACAGTAACCTATTGTAGAGCGCCAATCGGTGGGATCCCTAGCCCAATCTGCATCAGAGTAGCCAAATAATATGAGAGATGATTGAGAGGAAAACTGAAGCCCATGTCCCAAGGTTCCCTTAATGTAATGAAGAATACGTAACACAGTAGTAAAATGAATGGTTCTAGGAGCAACCATAAATTGACTGACAATATGAACAGCATATGCAATGTCTGGACGACTCACTATTAGATAGATGAGACTACAAACAAGTTGTCGATATAGACTCACATCTTCAAGAGGAAGACCATCATAAGGGGTCAGATGAACATTGGGATCTAATGGTGTCGAAGTTGTGTTGGAGTCAGTAATTCCTGAGCGGACTAAGAGACCCGAGGCATATTTGGCTTGAGATAAGAAATACTCATCTGAGCGTCGAGAGACTTCAAGACCAAGAAAGTAGTTGAGAGACCCAAGGTCTTTCATCTCAAAATGTTGACCAAGATAATGCTGGAGATCAGATATGGCCTGTGAATCATTACCAGTGATaatcatgtcatcaacataaagGAGAATAAGAACAATACCCTGGGTGTGTGACGAGTAAAAAGTGCAGTATCATGAGTACAAGAAGAAAATCCAAATTGAGTGATGGTAGAGCTAAATGTGCCAAACCAAGCCCG
This genomic window contains:
- the LOC103485483 gene encoding uncharacterized protein LOC103485483, with translation MEKATIDSASNAEEEYVLLDLGDVSLLDIPPNAPYVLSGLDTMNPVLTICDKFKMIGEYEETIGTCLTFAEEEVPVVEEEAQPSETNGCSREAAEPKQATRKELKATACVHKILKFKLLDSDVPSPIS
- the LOC103485482 gene encoding 50S ribosomal protein L27, chloroplastic, giving the protein MTLNLVASFRGLSLASSSSFFKGDFGSIHTPPNLSLSFPNTFPLTIENAHKKGAGSTKNGRDSKGQRLGVKIFGDQVAKPGSIIVRQRGTKFHAGNNVGLGKDHTIFSLIDGLVKFEKYGPDKKKVSVYPREVQPENPNSYRARKREYFRLQRERKKARKEGIIAQPQLILASTDDVETNPVC
- the LOC107990498 gene encoding uncharacterized mitochondrial protein AtMg00810-like, whose protein sequence is MDVKNIFLNGNLFEEVYMQPPPDTSSPPHKVCLLRRALYGLKQAPRAWFGTFSSTITQFGFSSCTHDTALFTRHTPRAISDLQHYLGQHFEMKDLGSLNYFLGLEVSRRSDEYFLSQAKYASGLLVRSGITDSNTTSTPLDPNVHLTPYDGLPLEDVSLYRQLVCSLIYLIVSRPDIAYAVHIVSQFMVAPRTIHFTTVLRILHYIKGTLGHGLQFSSQSSLILFGYSDADWARDPTDWRSTIGYCFYLGDSLISWCSKKQSVVSRSNTESKYRALADATAELLWLRWLLADMGVPQQGPLFSIVIIVVPSKFPTMMFS